In Schizosaccharomyces osmophilus chromosome 2, complete sequence, the following proteins share a genomic window:
- the ypt3 gene encoding Rab11 family GTPase Ypt3, whose product MCQEDEYDYLFKTVLIGDSGVGKSNLLMRFTRNEFNIESKSTIGVEFATRNIVLDNKKIKAQIWDTAGQERYRAITSAYYRGAVGALIVYDITKQSSFDNVGRWLKELREHADSNIVIMLVGNKTDLLHLRAVSTEEAQTFAAENNLSFIETSAMDASNVEEAFQTVLTEIFRIVSNRSLESGDEGVHPMGGQTLSITPTMNDTNKKKSSSQCC is encoded by the exons ATGTGCCAAGAAGACGAATATGATTACTTGTTCAAAACTGTATTGATTGGTGACAGTGGAGTCGGTAAATCGAATCTTTTAATGCGTTTCACAAGAAATGAGTTTAATATCGAAAGCAAGAGTACCATTGGTGTGGAATTTGCTACTAGAAACATCGTATTAGACaacaagaaaatcaaagcCCAAATCTGGGATACAGCCGGTCAAGAACGCTACCGTGCAATTACGTCTGCATATTATCGTGGTGCCGTTGGTGCTCTCATTGTTTATGATATTACCAAGCAATCATCCTTTGATAACGTTGGCCGCTGGCTAAAGGAATTGCGTGAGCATGCTGACAGCAACATTGTTATTATGCTTgttggaaacaaaacagaTTTGCTCCATTTGCGTGCTGTTTCCACTGAAGAGGCTCAAACCTTTGCGG CTGAAAACAATTTGTCATTTATAGAGACTTCCGCCATGGATGCCAGCAACGtagaagaagcttttcaaaCTGTCTTGACTG AAATCTTCAGAATTGTTTCGAATAGATCTCTCGAAAGTGGTGATGAAGGTGTTCATCCCATGGGTGGTCAAACTCTTAGTATCACTCCTACTATGAACGATAcgaacaagaagaaatcttCTTCTCAATGCTGTTAA
- the shm2 gene encoding serine hydroxymethyltransferase Shm2 gives MALTRQIPRRTGISLVFKRFYALPSEQKKLLQSSVFQYDPEVGKILKFEEKRQKESIGLIASENFTSKAVMDVLGSVMQNKYSEGYPGARYYGGNEIIDQAESLCQKRALEAFHLNPELWGVNVQPHSGSPANLQAYQAVMKPHDRLMGLDLPHGGHLSHGFATPQKSISAVSTYFCTMPYGVNPETGIIDYDGLSRSAKQFRPKVIVAGASAYSRLIDYKRMREIADECNAYLLCDMAHISGLVAAGVIPSPFEYADIVTTTTHKSLRGPRGAMIFFRRGLCKHDKKGNPVYYELEDKINFSVFPGHQGGPHNHTITALAVALGQAKTPEFIEYQKNVVKNAKAMADAFIKKGYKLVSGGTETHLVLVDLTNKDIDGARVERVLELINISANKNTVPGDKSALIPHGLRIGTPACTTRGFNEQDFVRIVDLIDEVVHLTVKLNKQAKDNGKTKLKEFKSYVGDGSQNPEIFKLKEQVRQWASKFDFPI, from the exons ATGGCATTGACACGACAGATTCCTAGAAGAACAGGAATCAGTTTGGTTTTCAAGCGTTTTTACGCTTTACCAAGCgagcaaaaaaag CTTCTTCAATCTTCGGTTTTTCAATATGACCCTGAGGTTGGCAAAATCTTAAAATTTGAAGAGAAACGACAAAAGGAGTCGATAGGTTTAATTGCCAGTGAAAACTTTACTTCCAAGGCCGTTATGGACGTCCTTGGTAGTGTGATGCAAAATAAGTATAGTGAAGGTTACCCAGGAGCCAGATATTATGGAGGTAATGAAATTATCGATCAGGCCGAGTCTTTATGTCAAAAGCGTGCCCttgaagcttttcatttaaatCCGGAATTATGGGGTGTTAATGTACAACCTCATTCAGGTTCGCCTGCTAACCTTCAAGCTTATCAAGCTGTTATGAAACCCCATGATCGTTTGATGGGTTTGGATTTGCCTCATGGAGGGCACTTATCTCATGGATTTGCTACACCTCAGAAATCAATTTCCGCAGTCTCCACATATTTCTGTACTATGCCGTATGGTGTGAATCCCGAAACTGGTATTATTGATTATGACGGCTTGAGCAGATCTGCTAAGCAGTTCCGTCCCAAGGTGATTGTTGCAGGTGCAAGTGCGTATTCACGTTTAATTGATTATAAACGCATGCGTGAAATTGCCGATGAGTGTAATGCTTATTTGCTTTGTGATATGGCTCATATATCTGGTCTTGTTGCCGCCGGTGTCATTCCTTCTCCGTTTGAATATGCCGATATTGTTACTACCACAACCCATAAGTCTCTTCGTGGACCTCGAGGAGCTATGATTTTCTTCCGTCGTGGTCTTTGCAAACACGACAAGAAAGGCAACCCTGTTTATTATGAATTGGAAGacaaaattaatttttcagTCTTTCCTGGTCACCAGGGTGGTCCTCATAATCACACAATTACCGCTTTGGCTGTAGCCTTAGGTCAAGCAAAAACTCCTGAGTTTATtgaatatcaaaagaatgttgTCAAGAATGCTAAAGCAATGGCAGATGcatttatcaaaaaaggCTACAAATTGGTTTCCGGTGGTACAGAAACCCATTTAGTTCTTGTCGATTTGACCAACAAAGATATCGACGGAGCTAGGGTTGAGCGTGTTTTGGAGTTGATCAATATCTCAGCTAATAAGAACACTGTTCCTGGAGACAAGTCTGCACTTATTCCCCATGGTTTGCGTATAGGTACTCCAGCTTGTACTACACGGGGCTTTAATGAACAAGATTTTGTAAGAATTGTTGACCTTATTGACGAAGTTGTTCACCTAACTGTCAAGTTGAACAAACAAGCTAAGGATAATGGTAAGACCAAACtcaaagaatttaaaaGCTATGTTGGTGACGGAAGTCAAAATCCAGAAATATTCAAGTTGAAAGAACAAGTTCGTCAATGGGCTAGCAAGTTTGACTTTCCTATTTAA
- a CDS encoding chromodomain protein Chp1 encodes MANSKKSTKRPKSKRNVQLDVYEVERILADRVNISGKNEYYIKWVGYDSRDNTWEPEENLTGASMALKDWQKKKGLIAAGLLQPYTFEEIQQKEWEQRKKGGVYSPDFNSNANEPLTQPAAKSKTKSKTSPKSPQTAVSQKRVTKRRCCPQVSGTESGNEQVTIWSSTEKKQKCADRDDTPSFCQSESLSDSPSISCIKIPEVNGDNPYSGDFSIGSPTLTSSIGTIYEKSVGANTFNASVNDYLWPNSLEQKPTFTSISSMKKADPSVTSHTIIISDITKSTAEKDIVSYFAFIPSKLDVRVYRGHSSASDVAYVKFDSADCAQIAYGKGHPIWRIALAKDDVYGTLSDPLENRKYFKASSSKRLSKESSKSNFKLQKSKSTSPRKPKNDLKVPGSRWTTVNNVWQEMPKTDALAE; translated from the coding sequence atggctaattccaaaaaatccaCAAAGCGTcctaaaagcaaaaggaatgTACAGCTAGACGTGTATGAAGTTGAGCGCATTCTCGCAGATCGCGTTAATATATCTGGTAAAAATGAGTACTACATTAAATGGGTTGGTTACGATTCACGCGATAATACTTGGGAGCCAGAGGAAAATCTCACTGGTGCCTCTATGGCTCTAAAAGACtggcaaaagaaaaaaggcCTTATAGCAGCTGGCCTATTACAACCTTATacctttgaagaaattcaacaaaaagagtgggaacaaaggaaaaagggAGGAGTATATTCCCCAGATTTTAACTCGAACGCTAATGAACCTCTTACGCAACCTGCTGCAAAatctaaaacaaaatccaaaacGAGCCCGAAGTCTCCTCAAACAGCAGTATCACAAAAGAGGGTTACGAAACGCAGATGCTGTCCTCAAGTATCTGGTACGGAGTCAGGTAATGAGCAAGTTACAATTTGGTCATCcactgaaaagaaacaaaaatgtgCTGATCGAGATGATACCCCTTCATTTTGTCAAAGTGAATCCCTGTCGGATTCTCCTTCAATTTCCTGTATAAAGATTCCTGAAGTCAATGGCGATAACCCTTACTCTGGGGATTTCTCAATAGGATCTCCGACTCTGACTTCTTCTATAGGAAccatttatgaaaaatcCGTAGGAGCAAATACATTTAATGCTTCTGTTAATGATTACTTATGGCCTAACTCTTTGGAACAAAAACCAACGTTCACCTCGATATCAAGCATGAAGAAAGCGGATCCTTCTGTGACTTCGCATACAATTATTATCAGCGATATTACGAAAAGTACTGCTGAGAAAGACATAGTTTCgtattttgcttttatcCCATCAAAGCTGGATGTACGGGTTTATAGAGGCCATAGTTCAGCTAGTGATGTAGCTTATGTCAAATTCGATTCAGCTGATTGTGCTCAAATCGCTTATGGAAAAGGACATCCAATTTGGCGTATTGCTCTGGCAAAGGACGATGTCTACGGTACACTATCAGATCCCTTGGAGAATAGAAAATACTTCAAAGCATCCTCATCTAAAAGACTGTCTAAAGAAAGCTCGAAGTCGAATTTCAAATTACAGAAAAGTAAGAGTACGTCTCCTAGAAAGCCAAAGAACGACCTGAAAGTTCCGG